A region of the Chrysiogenia bacterium genome:
AGTGCGGCCGGGCTCGTGGGTGCGGAATTGCTGCTCGAGCGCCTGCTGGGCCTTCGCCTTTTTCGCGATGGCCAGCACGCCGGAAGTCTCCCGGTCGAGCCGGTGGACCATGTAGGCCTTCGTTCCCGAGCTGCGCAGATAGTCGTCGGCCCAGTCGCGCAAGGTATCGCGCTCGCCCTTGGGCGTGGGCACGGTGAGCCAGCCCGCCGGTTTGTTCACCAGCAGCAGCGCGCTGTCTTCATGGAGGATGGTCGGTTTTTCTCGTGCCACGGCGCCCCCGAGTGTAGAAACCCCGGCCGGAAATGCACCATTCGGAAACCCGATTCCCGCCGGCGCCTGGGCGGCGGCGGGCTGACCATGCGGCCAGTAACTGCTGACGCATTGCGCGACATTTGGCCTACACACATGTTCACAAATGTTTATTACTTAATGATTACAGAAAGTTACCTACTTAAATAGTGCTGGCATTACCAGGGGGCATTTGGTAGGATTTGCAAGCCGATGGGGACCGAATTCGGGAGGGGATTCCGGTGAAGGCAGTATCCACCAAAACTCAGAGCAAGCCGCAGGTGACGCACCGCGTTGGGCACGTACGTCAATGGAGCGTTGCACGTCGCGCGGCCGTCGGCGCCGCAGCCGTTGCGGCGGCCAATCTGCTCTGGAACTTCGGTTTCGAAATCGCAGTCCACGTCCCCGGGACTGCCGCCTATCTCAACGAAAATTTTGCCGGAACCTACCGGCTCTGGACCTGGGGATTCTTCCTGGGTTTCTCCCTGATCGCATTGATCGGCCTGTGGCTCGACGATGATCAGGAAGAAACCGGCAATTTCCCCGCCCATCTGTTCCTGCAGTTCTTCGCAATCGCCTCGACCGCCAGCGCGTATCTGCTCGGCATGCAGACCACCGCGCTCTGGCAGATCAGCTTCCTTGCCGCGGGAATGGCCGGCATCCTGCTGTTCGATATGCAGGTCGTCGTCGCCGGCCTGACCAGCTTTGCACTGCTGGTGATCGCGGGCATCGTGGTTGAGCAAACCGCTGTCCTCCCCGCGGCGCCGCTGTTCGCCAAACTCCCCACGACCGAGGGGCTGCTGGCCACCTGGTGGCAGGTGGGACAGGCGGCCACCTCCATGTTGATGATCGGCACCACCATCGGCGTGTGCGGCTTTCTCGTCGTTCGCAGTCGCCGTCAGGAAAAGCTTCTTCGCAAGCTCTCGAACACCGACGACCTCACGCGGGTACCCAATCGTCGTCACTTCCTCGACCGCCTCGAATCGGAATTCGATCGCTCGCGCCGCCATGGGAACACGCTTTCCTTCGTGATGATCGATCTCGATTTCTTCAAGGCCATCAACGACGAGTACGGCCACCTGGTCGGCGACCGGGTGCTGGCGACCATTGCGGGCGTGATCAAGTCCTGCCTGCGCGGCTCGGACCTGCTGGGACGTTACGGGGGTGAGGAATTTGCCCTCATGCTTCCCGAGACGGATCTCAAGGGCGCCATTCGCGTGGCAGAGCGTTGCCGCGCGCTCATCGAGGACACCCAGATCGTTGTGGGCGGCACCGTGTTCTTCACCGTGACTGCAAGCATGGGAATCATCTGCTCGGACAATCCCGACATCCGCGTCCTCGATGACATGATTCGCCTCTCGGATGAGGCCCTCTACCAGGCCAAGGCCGCCGGACGAAACCGCATCGTGGCCGCACAGCCCGTGGCCAAGAGCGCTGCCGGCAACGGAACCCACGGCTGAGGTCGATCCGCCCCCTCCATCACACCTGCAATTGCGCATTCGGCCCGGCACTCGGTGAGACAACTCACTGGTATGCGCGCGCCCGGCCCGCTAAACTGCGAAAATCGTTGCTTCGACGCGGGGACGCGCTACAGGCAAGGAATTGTGCGAGGGCCGCGGCGCCAAACATCAAGCTTCCAACGGGCTGCCCTGCTTGCTGCCATCTGCGCGGTGCTGCTCTCGTATGCCCGCCCGGCCCAAGCCCAGTCAGGTGGCCAGGCGCTTGGCGTCGATTACATCCTGCTGATCGACGCCTCCTATTCCATGCTGCTCGATCCGCGCAACCCGGGGCAGGCCTCCGAAGATGTCGGCGCGGCCATCGATGAGTTCGTTGCCAGGAACGGGCGCAAGCCCGTCACCGGAGAGCTCAACCTGCGCTCGGGCCTGTTCAAGCACGTCATCTCCGTTGCCGACCGCCTGCTGCAGAGCGCGACCGACCAGACGACTGTCGCAGTCTATGCGTTCAACGACGAAATCGTTCACTCCCTGGTTCTCGAGCTCGACGCCGACAACAGGACACGAGTGACCGGGTTTCTCCAGAACATCTCCGTCGGTGGCGAAGGAACCGCGATCTTCACCTCTGTCAACGAGGCGCTCGACCGCGTCGCCTCGCTGCGCGCCAGATCCGACATCCGCCGCAGGTCGACGATTTTTCTCTTCACCGACGGCAAGGAGAACCACGAAGATATTTCAATCGATGAAATCCTGGATCGATTCGGGCTACTGCGCTCCGATGAAGAACACTTTTTGTTCTGGCGCTACTACTACCCGCAGGTCGAGGGGACTTCCCATGCCCGGGAAGCTGACGAAAAACCCGAATTGCTCGAACAGCTCGAAGAACACGGGGTAGAGCTCTATGACCTCAGCGATCTCGACACCGTCTTCGAGAAAGAGTCCGTAGATGTAGAGCCCGCAGCCCTCGATGTCTCGGTTCCGGCTACCGGCGGCGCAGCGCGGAGCGAGCTCGTGCTTCGAACCAGTGAGAAGCGTACCGAACCCATGGACCTGCGTCTGCAGGCCGAGTTCCCGGAGGCCGCCGCCGACGGCGTGCAGGTGCGCGCCGAACCACAGTCCATCGTCCTCGATTCCGGGGACGGCACCGCCACGCTGGAGGTCTCCCTCCACGTCACTCGTGACCCGGCCCAACCGGAGACCCGCGAAGATCGGAGCTACGAGGGTGCCATCCGGCTGACTTCCCCGCAGGTCATGCTGCTCCAGCCCTCGCGCGTTCCGGTGACCATCACGGTCAAGGGGAGTGTCCCGCCGGCGATCACCGCGCCGACGTTGGCCAAAGCGCGCGAGCCTGGGTGTGCGATCTGGACCTTCTTCGCCCTCGCGTTGGCCGCGATTGCCCTCGCCTTTGGGCTCCTGCGCTGGAATGCGTGGTTCTGGCCTGGCGGGCAAAACGCGGATTCGATCCTTGTCGTCAGCGACCGGGACGAATTTGCCGAGCGCGTCGGAGCAGAGCTTCGAAGGCTCGGGGAGCGGCCCACGCTGGCCCGGAGCATGCCGCAGGCCCGCGGATTGCTCCGGCACCGCAGCTTCCGCCTCGTCCTGCTCGACGAGCGGCTCGCCCACAATCAGGGCGAGATCCGGGAGGCCGGCGGCAAGCGATGTGCACTCGTCGACGCCGGGCTCGCCGATGACTTGCTGCGTACGGCGCTGGTTGCCGCCCTCGGCTGAGGACTCGACCAAAGTCCCCGATTGCGCAGGACCGCTTTCTTCATGTACACAATCAGGCTGTGAAACTCTCAGACGCAATCGATCTGCCAAAGCGTGCCGGGAAGGGGCTGCGCGGCCTGCCCTCGCGCGCGGGATTTTTCTTTGGGCGCCGTCCGCGCGTGGGCGCCCCGCCCGGGGAATTTGCCGACACCAGCGGACACCAGGAATCGCGCATCAGCGTCATTTCCTTCAATGACGATGTAATCGAGGAACGCACCTGCGCCAGCGCCAAAGAAGCCCTCGCCATTGCCGGCGATGAAACCCGGCGACACTGGGTCGACATTCAGGGCCTGCGCGATGTGTCCATGATTCACAAAATCACGCGCGGGCTGGGACTCCACGATCTGGCGATCGCGGATGCGATCAATACGCCCCAGCGTCCCAAGTTTGAACACTATGAGGATCATGTCTTTTTCATCGGTCGAATGTTTCGGTTGACTGATTCGGGCCACCTCTTCCCGGAGCAGTTCAGCCTGTTCCTGAAAGCCAACATTCTGGTTACCGTGCAGGAGAATCACGGCGACGTGTTCGATCCCGTTCGCGCCCGGCTGCGCGATCCGCAGTTCCAGATCCGTCATTCGGGCGTCGCTTACCTCGCCTACGCCCTGATCGACACCATGATCGACGCGGTCTATCCGGTTGTCGACGCGCTGGGCGACCAGCTCGAAGAGACTGAAACCCACATCACCGGCGATCCCATGCCGCAGGATTTCACCCGGCTCCACGACATCAAGCGCGAACTGATGCATCTGGGGCGCGCGCTTCGTCCGCAACGCGAGGCAGTCAATGCCTTCTTGCGCAGCGAATCCTCTCTTGTGGATGAGAAGGCGCGCTTCTACCTGCGCGACACCTATGACCACGCGATCCAGACACTGGAAACAGTGGACACCTACCGCGATCTCACCGGAGAGCTGACCGATCTCTATCTTTCGGTTGTCAGCAACCGCATGAACGAGATCATGAAGGTGTTGACCATCATCTCGACCATCTTCATCCCGCTCTCCTTTCTCGCGGGCGTTTACGGAATGAATTTCC
Encoded here:
- a CDS encoding GGDEF domain-containing protein — translated: MKAVSTKTQSKPQVTHRVGHVRQWSVARRAAVGAAAVAAANLLWNFGFEIAVHVPGTAAYLNENFAGTYRLWTWGFFLGFSLIALIGLWLDDDQEETGNFPAHLFLQFFAIASTASAYLLGMQTTALWQISFLAAGMAGILLFDMQVVVAGLTSFALLVIAGIVVEQTAVLPAAPLFAKLPTTEGLLATWWQVGQAATSMLMIGTTIGVCGFLVVRSRRQEKLLRKLSNTDDLTRVPNRRHFLDRLESEFDRSRRHGNTLSFVMIDLDFFKAINDEYGHLVGDRVLATIAGVIKSCLRGSDLLGRYGGEEFALMLPETDLKGAIRVAERCRALIEDTQIVVGGTVFFTVTASMGIICSDNPDIRVLDDMIRLSDEALYQAKAAGRNRIVAAQPVAKSAAGNGTHG
- a CDS encoding VWA domain-containing protein, with translation MRGPRRQTSSFQRAALLAAICAVLLSYARPAQAQSGGQALGVDYILLIDASYSMLLDPRNPGQASEDVGAAIDEFVARNGRKPVTGELNLRSGLFKHVISVADRLLQSATDQTTVAVYAFNDEIVHSLVLELDADNRTRVTGFLQNISVGGEGTAIFTSVNEALDRVASLRARSDIRRRSTIFLFTDGKENHEDISIDEILDRFGLLRSDEEHFLFWRYYYPQVEGTSHAREADEKPELLEQLEEHGVELYDLSDLDTVFEKESVDVEPAALDVSVPATGGAARSELVLRTSEKRTEPMDLRLQAEFPEAAADGVQVRAEPQSIVLDSGDGTATLEVSLHVTRDPAQPETREDRSYEGAIRLTSPQVMLLQPSRVPVTITVKGSVPPAITAPTLAKAREPGCAIWTFFALALAAIALAFGLLRWNAWFWPGGQNADSILVVSDRDEFAERVGAELRRLGERPTLARSMPQARGLLRHRSFRLVLLDERLAHNQGEIREAGGKRCALVDAGLADDLLRTALVAALG
- the corA gene encoding magnesium/cobalt transporter CorA; amino-acid sequence: MKLSDAIDLPKRAGKGLRGLPSRAGFFFGRRPRVGAPPGEFADTSGHQESRISVISFNDDVIEERTCASAKEALAIAGDETRRHWVDIQGLRDVSMIHKITRGLGLHDLAIADAINTPQRPKFEHYEDHVFFIGRMFRLTDSGHLFPEQFSLFLKANILVTVQENHGDVFDPVRARLRDPQFQIRHSGVAYLAYALIDTMIDAVYPVVDALGDQLEETETHITGDPMPQDFTRLHDIKRELMHLGRALRPQREAVNAFLRSESSLVDEKARFYLRDTYDHAIQTLETVDTYRDLTGELTDLYLSVVSNRMNEIMKVLTIISTIFIPLSFLAGVYGMNFHYMPELAQPWGYPILLLVMASVAGGMLFFFRRKGWLGSRGRRERFDRAMGYGREDEQP